The Anastrepha ludens isolate Willacy chromosome X, idAnaLude1.1, whole genome shotgun sequence genome includes a window with the following:
- the LOC128869278 gene encoding putative nuclease HARBI1 isoform X2 — translation MRSCSISSLQRLSSVLRFFAEGGYQHGVGKDFDIPMAQSTFCGVLKDVLHTLQCHLCPQWVNLDLSNEEKRQAKMDFYQKYGFPGAILCVDGTHIKIVAPAKDKFLYFNRKGYYSINAMIICDNKMRIRYVNAQYPGSNHDAHIWNVSSARNFFENKYLNGERNTWLLGDAGYALEPWLMTPLRSPTTGSAEGNYNKIHAKARNTIERTIGVFKNRFRCLLGARELYYEPMKVCQIVNVAAALHNICMHYRVVDDFSENVEENHFNQTCEPSPSTYTDAAIRIRESISSTLTRL, via the exons ATGAGGTCGTGCTCCATCTCTTCGCTCCAGCGTTTGTCTTCCGTATTACGTTTTTTTGCAGAGGGTGGGTACCAGCATGGAGTGGGAAAGGACTTTGACATTCCCATGGCTCAATCCACATTTTGTGGCGTATTAAAAGACGTGTTACACACTCTTCAATGTCACCTATGTCCTCAGTGGGTGAATCTGGATTTAAGCAACGAAGAAAAAAGACAAGCAAAGATGgacttttatcaaaaatatggaTTTCCTGGTGCGATTTTATGTGTAGACGGAACACACATTAAAATTGTTGCGCCAGCTAAGGACAAATTCCTGTATTTTAATCGTAAAGGGTACTATAGCATCAATGCTATGATT atATGCGATAATAAAATGAGAATTCGCTACGTGAATGCGCAGTATCCTGGCAGCAACCACGATGCTCATATTTGGAACGTAAGCAGCGcgcgaaatttttttgaaaataaatacctaAACGGCGAACGAAACACTTGGCTTTTGg GAGACGCTGGATATGCTCTAGAGCCATGGTTAATGACACCTTTACGTTCACCTACAACAGGAAGCGCCGAAggaaactacaataaaatacaTGCAAAAGCCAGAAATACTATAGAAAGGACCATAGGTGTATTTAAGAACCGATTCAGATGCCTTCTGGGTGCTCGTGAGCTTTATTATGAACCCATGAAGGTTTGCCAAATAGTGAACGTTGCCGCAGCATTGcacaatatttgtatgcattatcGCGTGGTTGatgatttttcagaaaatgttgaagaaaaccatTTTAATCAAACGTGTGAACCTTCTCCTTCAACATATACTGATGCAGCTATTCGGATAAGGGAATCTATATCATCAACATTAACACGACTATag
- the LOC128869278 gene encoding putative nuclease HARBI1 isoform X1: MRSCSISSLQRLSSVLRFFAEGGYQHGVGKDFDIPMAQSTFCGVLKDVLHTLQCHLCPQWVNLDLSNEEKRQAKMDFYQKYGFPGAILCVDGTHIKIVAPAKDKFLYFNRKGYYSINAMIVSLEKTDISNIFLIFYLLQICDNKMRIRYVNAQYPGSNHDAHIWNVSSARNFFENKYLNGERNTWLLGDAGYALEPWLMTPLRSPTTGSAEGNYNKIHAKARNTIERTIGVFKNRFRCLLGARELYYEPMKVCQIVNVAAALHNICMHYRVVDDFSENVEENHFNQTCEPSPSTYTDAAIRIRESISSTLTRL, encoded by the exons ATGAGGTCGTGCTCCATCTCTTCGCTCCAGCGTTTGTCTTCCGTATTACGTTTTTTTGCAGAGGGTGGGTACCAGCATGGAGTGGGAAAGGACTTTGACATTCCCATGGCTCAATCCACATTTTGTGGCGTATTAAAAGACGTGTTACACACTCTTCAATGTCACCTATGTCCTCAGTGGGTGAATCTGGATTTAAGCAACGAAGAAAAAAGACAAGCAAAGATGgacttttatcaaaaatatggaTTTCCTGGTGCGATTTTATGTGTAGACGGAACACACATTAAAATTGTTGCGCCAGCTAAGGACAAATTCCTGTATTTTAATCGTAAAGGGTACTATAGCATCAATGCTATGATTGTAAGTCTTGAAAAAACTGATATTTCAAAtatctttctaattttttatttattgcagatATGCGATAATAAAATGAGAATTCGCTACGTGAATGCGCAGTATCCTGGCAGCAACCACGATGCTCATATTTGGAACGTAAGCAGCGcgcgaaatttttttgaaaataaatacctaAACGGCGAACGAAACACTTGGCTTTTGg GAGACGCTGGATATGCTCTAGAGCCATGGTTAATGACACCTTTACGTTCACCTACAACAGGAAGCGCCGAAggaaactacaataaaatacaTGCAAAAGCCAGAAATACTATAGAAAGGACCATAGGTGTATTTAAGAACCGATTCAGATGCCTTCTGGGTGCTCGTGAGCTTTATTATGAACCCATGAAGGTTTGCCAAATAGTGAACGTTGCCGCAGCATTGcacaatatttgtatgcattatcGCGTGGTTGatgatttttcagaaaatgttgaagaaaaccatTTTAATCAAACGTGTGAACCTTCTCCTTCAACATATACTGATGCAGCTATTCGGATAAGGGAATCTATATCATCAACATTAACACGACTATag
- the LOC128869279 gene encoding uncharacterized protein LOC128869279, whose product VYELLFDFYRYKVVTTRQQYASLLELIKEKPEIAQGFSKCSKEEVAEFWQNVAKQLNSIGPPTKDVSSWKKVWLDWKAYIKRKLSENKREQTTTGGGRYKQHHFNEMEEEVIRLTALETSTHGIPGTVSVGLPATVEAENSGPDPDVSMLSDNCSPSFTRRAPTVQKRVGTSTVDLLKEQLALQKDFQAKSLQHFEQQDMKLDNLASTMQRMCSALEKMCDLKAADLEETRRHHRNMECLNAAKNEIKQQMLEVENKSLEALSKKK is encoded by the exons gtatatgaacttttatttgatttttacaggTACAAAGTTGTAACAACACGTCAGCAGTATGCTAGTTTGTTGGAACTAATAAAGGAGAAGCCAGAAATTGCTCAGGGGTTCTCCAAATGCTCGAAGGAAGAGGTAGCCGAGTTTTGGCAAAATGTTGCGAAGCAGCTTAATAGTATAGGCCCACCAACCAAAGATGTATCAAGCTGGAAAAAG gtgtggTTAGATTGGAAGGCTTATATAAAGCGGAAATTGTCAGAAAACAAGAGGGAGCAAACAACAACTGGCGGTGGCCGCTATAAGCAGCACCACTTTAATGAGATGGAAGAAGAAGTAATCAGACTGACCGCTTTAGAGACCAGCACACACGGTATCCCAGGCACAGTAAGTGTGGGACTACCTGCTACTGTCGAGGCAGAGAATAGTGGACCCGATCCGGACGTATCCATGCTGTCGGATAACTGCAGTCCTTCTTTCACGAGACGTGCACCAACTGTCCAAAAGCGAGTCGGTACAAGTACTGTAGATCTTCTAAAAGAGCAGCTAGCGCTTCAAAAGGACTTCCAAGCAAAGAGTCTGCAGCATTTTGAACAGCAAGATATGAAGCTAGACAATCTCGCTTCGACTATGCAGAGAATGTGTTCGGCACTGGAAAAAATGTGCGACCTGAAAGCCGCCGACCTGGAAGAAACGCGTAGGCACCATAGAAATATGGAGTGCTTGAATGCggccaaaaatgaaataaaacaacaaatgttaGAAGTCGAGAATAAGAGCCTCGAagcgttgtcaaaaaaaaaataa